The sequence CTCCTGCCATGGTAAACCGATACCCCAAATCAGCACACATGCTGCTGATATACACCATGGCGGGCTCTCTATTCGTCGGAAAGCGCATCCGGTTCATCAGTAATTTGAACTGATTGACTTCGAGTGAATTAATACTGTTGGCCTGCATATTGTACAGACACGGAATAATGGTGTGACTGGAAAAGAGTTCCGTCAGTATGCGCAGAAAACGCAGCCGCAATGATAATTCTTCACCGGTCAGGCGAAGCCCCACCCCTTTCAGTCGATGCAGACGGCATGACGTTCCTTCAAGATCCTTATCGATGGCATTCAGATCGTTCCACACCGTCGTATCACTGATAAAGAACACGTAAGCGAGTTCAGATATCTTCACCTCCCGATTCTGGAAAATCAGATACAGCAGGATCAGTTTCTTTCGCACGGACGGCTGTAAGGTTTCTAAATATGATTCCGGCGTATTGATGATGCCGAGGAGTTCCTGAGGAGAACGGCCAAAGGTCAGTACCTGGATACCCTGGTTGGGCTTACGCTCCAAAACAGCTCCACGCAGACTCAACCAGTTCTCCAAGTCATCCAAATCGCGTGATACGGTACGTTTCCCCACGGAAAAGGTCGCAGCCATATCATCGATTCGGATAACTCCATCAGTGGTCAGGAGAAACCGCAGCATCATCTTTTGCCGGTCTTTCATTTTTGTATGACCTTTTCCTTCAGGAAACGGGATAAGCGGGCGCGAATCCCTTCAGAGGTTGGAATGCGGAGTATTTCTGTTACCAGCTCCTCAGCTTCACGACTGTCTATCTGCCGGATCAGCCGTTTCATTTCAGGCAGCTGTGCGGGATTGGCACTGAGTTCATCCAGACCGATGCCGACAAAAAACGGCGTGGCCAGCAAATTCCCAGCGAACTCTCCGCAAATACCGTTTAGCTTACCCTTTTTCTTGGCCTTCCGAATGACATGCGTAATAGATCGCAACACCGCCGGATGAAATTCATCATAATACTCATGTACCGAAGGATTTCCGCGATCAGCCGCCAAGGTATACTGTGTCAGATCATTGGTTCCGATGCTGACAAAATCCACGATATCCAGGATTTCTTCGATCAGCTGCACTGCGGCCGGGGTTTCAATCATCACACCGATTTTCAAATTGTCCGGGCCTTTCCAGTCCAGAGCAATTTTCTCTTCCTCCACCAGAGCCCTCACCCGATGTATCGGAGCAAGCGATGCGATCATAGGAATCATCATGCCCACAGGCCCTCCTTCACTGGCCATCAGCAACGCCTGGATCTGGGTACGCAGAACATCTTCTTTTTGGAACAGCAGGCGAATGCCCCTCATACCGAGAAACGGATTGTCCTCAACAGGCAATGTCCAGTATGGCAAAGGTTTATCTGCACCGGTATCCAGCAGCCGGATAATCACATTCTGTCCGTTCATGGCGTCGATGGCCGTGCGGTAGACCTCGGTCTGCCGATCCAGCGTCGGACTGTGCATGGTTTCCATGAACAGGAATTCTGTGCGGAACAATCCAATCCCGTCCGCCTTATAGCGCTGTGCCGACAGAATGTCCTGCGCACCGCCCACATTGGCGTACAGACCGATTCTCTTGTTATCCAGCGTTACGGCAGGCAAATCCAACAGTTTCAGCAATTCTTCCCGATCCTTCTTATTTTCCCGATCCTTTTTATTCAACCGGGCGATCACTGTTTCATCCGGACTGATCCACAATTCGCCGGTGGCACCGTCCATATAGATCAAATCGTCGTCATGAACAATGTTATAGAAGTCCGTATCGCGCATAATCACGGCTGGAATTTCCAGGGATCGGGCAATAATGGCGGCATGAGAATTCACCCCGCCTTTGCGCACGATAAAACCACACACCTTGGACATATCCATGGCCGCCGTTTGTGAGGGCGAAAGTTCATCGCTCACAATGATCGCCCGATCCGGAAGAGCCTTCTCTGCACCGCCTGAGCCGCTGATGCCTTGAATCAACTGGCGACCCATATCGCGGAAGTCCTGTCCTCTTTCCCGTAAATACGGGTCATCAAGTTCTTCCATTTCCAGCGCACTGGCTTCTGTAAACCGCTGAGAGGCCGCTTCTGCACTGATTTTCTTTTCCTTAATCAGTTCAATCACTTCCTCTTCGAGGTCTTCCGATGCAAGCATTTCAAGATGAGCTTCGAATATTTCGGCCTTATCGTCGCCCAGTTCACCCCGCACTTTAACAATCAGTTTTTCCAGTTCTGCGGCCGCGACGTCACGGCCCTTGCGAAAACGAACGCATTCCCGTTCAATCTGCGACTCATCAATGAGTCCGTGATCGACCGTCAGTTCATTTTTGACAAGATATACATTGCCGTAGGAAATCCCTACTGAAACCGGTTCACCCTGTAACATATCAGTCCTTCAGGTTGAGAATGAATTGTTTCAAATGCTTCATGGCTTCCTGTTCATCCGCTCCGTCGCAAATTAACTCAATAAAGTTATTCTGTGAGATGCCCAGCTTCAAAAGCTTCAGCAGGCTTTTCACGTTAGCGGTTTTGTCATTAAATACGATAGTAATGTTTGATTCGAACTTTTTTGCTTCCTCAACGAAGCGTTTCGCCGGGCGAGTATGCAGCCCTGTAGGATTACTGATTGCGATTTTTTCTGTGATCATTTTTTTCTCCTTTTACCGTTTTAGTACCATGTTGTGCGATTGAAATAGAGGGGGAGGCGGCGAAGATTCTTTCTGCCGGGAACATCCAGTATAGGAGGAGGTGATCCCTAGTTGTCATTGGATCGGTTTTTCTCTGGATATAACAAAAAGCATCGCTGTTGGTGACGCAGCTATATTGCCGCCTCCCCGTTGTTTGTTGGGTGAATCAGTTAGATGGGTTCGCCTTTTTCCATCAGATAGCGTTCCGCTTCGACGCTCCATAATCCATCGTTTTTGGAGACAATCTGTGCTAATCCGCGATAGAACGGCGATTCATCCGCCTTGCTTTCCAAGTCACTCAATGCAATGAGCGGCATTGAAACATGCGTGTAAATCAGTTTTTTACCGCCGGGAATCTTGGGAAGATTCAGCGTGGCCTCGACCGCCGCATCCAATCCGCCGACATGCGTAACCAGCACCTCCGCTTTCAACAGATTCTGCTCCATAAGCGACAACGCTTCCCGCATGTCGTCCACATTACCACCGGTGGTGCCGATGATATGTTTTTCCATATAATGAACATCATAATAGTTGATCTTAGCAGAAAACGTGGTGTCAGTGGGTCCGGCGAAGAAGTTTAAGCAGCCGTTAAAGCCCAGCAGGCCTTCAGCAAATTCAAGCACTTTATCAAAGGCCACCATCACCAGAATATCGTCAAATCCTTCATTTTCAGTCAACTGCATCAACGAATGGGTCGGATCATCAAATTTAGACGTGTTGATGAGCAGCAGGGAGATGCCGTTAGACTCTGCCTTTGCACCAAAAAGCTTCTGGGCACGCTGCAAACGTCCATCATCCAGATCGGTGACAACCAGCTGACGCGGACGGAACTCACCGGATAACGCATAATCCAGCGCGGCGAGCCCCATGGGGCCGCATCCGCCCACAATCGCCATACGTCCACCTTCTTTGATGCCCATATAATGATTGTGATTATGACGATCTGTTCTGTAGAGCGACCGACACGCCCCGATGGTACAGGAATAGGGTTCAGCCAGTGCTGCGCTGAAAAATCCTTCGCCGCAGTATGGCAGCAGACAGTCCATAATCATCACTTCCGGCGGAAGTATCATATAGGTAGCATCGCCGCCGCAATAGGCATAGGAATATCCGGGCGACTCCATGCCGCCCTTGTAATTCAACGCCGGCTGCAGAGAAAACAGGGAGCCTTCTTTATATTTGTCGGCCCAGTCACTGCCGATTTTTACGATTTCTCCGGCCATCTCGTGCCCCACGATAATGGGATGATCGGCCACATCATCGGGAACGCGTTTGTGTTCAGCACCAAGATAAGCCGCCTTGTATGTGCTCATACACACGCTGTCGGCGCAGACTTTGACCAATATTTCGTCTTTTTTGATTTCCGGCAGTTCAAATTCGTCCAACCGAAGATCCATTTTCCCGTATAATCGAACAGCTTTTGTTTTCATGTTACAGCTCCTTTTCCTGTAGCAATTTCAATATGACGTCCGCACTTTCAGCACGCATAATAGACTCGACCAGCTCCTCGTCATCGCAGATGTCCGCGACCTGACAGACGGCTTCTTCGTTGTGCTCTTTAACGCTGGGGGCGGCGATGTAAATCAGCAGCTCAATGGGATCGTTATCGGGATCACCAAAATGAACCGGTGTTTTCAAGGTGACAATGCCATAACCTAACGCCAGTGCACCTTCCTCCGGTCTGGCGTGCGGCATCGCCATACCAGGGGCAATGATAATATAGGGGCCGTTTTCTTTGCATTTTTTGATGATGGTTGTGAGATATTCCGGTGTGCAGGCTCCGCGGTCGAGCAGCAGCTGTCCCCCTTTGATAATGGCATCTTCCCAGTCTGCTGCATCGACATTACATAAAACGGCCTTCTCATTAACGATATACTCTCTGAAACTCATGATTGATTCCTTATTTATGGCGGGCGGATCACTCCGCCCGCCTTCTACAGTTATTTATAGCTGTCAACGACCAGCTGAACAACGTCCTTGTATTGCGGTGCATTCACCAGATTGGTTACGGCCACGCAATGGGCTTTGGTTCCCGACATCTTCACCCGTTCCATCAGATCACGATGACAGATCACCACCTGTGCTGAGCCGGGGATATCATCCACAGAACAATGCTCTACTTTGATCTCAAGGTTTTCTGCTTTCAGCAGTTTGGTCAATTTATTGGCACCCATGGCGCTCGAGCCCATTCCTGCATCACAGGCGAATACGATCTTTGTAATTTTACCCTTTGATGCCGATTTCATTGCTTTCATTGCATCTTTTGCTTCGTTCAGTTTTTCCTCTGCGGCATCAGCTGCAGCGAATTTCTTTACGAAGGGCATGGCCACTACGAAGGATACAATCGTTGCCACAGCAACCCCTGCCAGAACCGGCAGCAAACCACCTTTAGGAGCAACAGCCATCAGAGCAAAGATACTTCCAGGAGAAGGAGCAGCCACTTCGCCAGCACCGAGCAGCATGAAAGTCAGGATGCCGGAAGCACCACCGGCGATCGCAGCCAGAATCAATATCGGACGCATCAGTACGTAGGGGAAATAGATTTCATGAATTCCGCCGAAGAAATGAATAATGATCGCACTGGGAGCCGATGCTTTCACATTACCTTTAGCAAACATCCAGTAGGCCAGAAGAATGCCCAGTCCAGGACCCGGATTGGTTTCCAGAAGGAAAAGAATGGATTTGCCATGCTCCTGCACCTGCTGGATACCCAAAGGCGACAGAATTCCATGATTGATGGCGTTGTTGAGGAAAAGAATTTTACCCGGTTCAATGAAAAGCGAAGCCAGCGGAATTAATTTGGCCGTAATGATCAGGTTTACGCCCGTTTGCAAAAACGCCACGATGATAGTGATAACCGGCTGAATAACCCAGAATCCAAAAATGGCCACGAGCATCCCTATAATACCGGCAGAGAAATTATCGACCAGCATCTCAAATCCGACGGGCACTTTGCCTTCGATGGCCTGATCCGATTTCTTAATGATCCAGCCACCAAAGGGACCCATCAGCATGGCGCCGATAAACATCGGAATGTCCGATCCGACAATCACACCCATGGTTGCAATGGTGCCGACCACGCCACCTCTGAATCCCCAGACAAGTCTACCACCGGTATATGCAATCAGCAGCGGCAGCAAATAAGTGATCATCGGCCCTACCATCGCCGCCATTTTTTCATTTGGCAGCCAGCCTGTTGGAATAAACAAAGCTGTAATTAAACCCCACGCGATAAACGCGCCAATATTCGGCATAACCATTCCGCTTAGGAATCTCCCGAATTTCTGAATGCCTGCTTTTGCAGACGCATTATTTCCTGATGAACTTGACATGTGAATACCTCCGTTTGTGTTGTTTCGATGTTTCATTTATATGTGCACCGGGAAAAAAACTGAAGATATAGCACTTTATTGTTGGCATGAATGATGATTCCCTGTTTTGGCATGATCTTTTCAGCCATGGCATGAATCCCCCGAGCATCATTTGGCATGAATCCATGCCGCAGCCAAACCGTCACTATATACAACTGGAAAAAGGCTTTGACGCGTTTGAATAACTAAATTATATTCACCACTTACTCATATTCTGATTAGTTTATAAATGCTGTGCCTAAGCGGGTTTGTTGATATGTGGAATAACCGGATCACTTGTATTTCGTGTTTGTGTGCTGTTTTTTTCGGCTTCTTTGCATGGCCTGCTGTGCGGGCAGAAGATGCACCGGAACGCGATATTGAGTTCGCTTCAGGGCTTGTCGACATGGGATTTCCTGATTTTGCTGAAAAATTAGTAAATCGCTTAATCCTTGCTCACCCAGACATGGAAGACAGTGTTAAAATGGTTCGGGCGCAAGTATTTATTAAACGATCTGATTTCTCGGGCGCAGAAGCTGTTTTAAAATCAATGCCCGCCAATAATCCCAAGGCTCAGGCGATTAATCTAGCCATGGCGAGAGGCTACTATGCCACGGGAGATATCAATAAAGCGCGGGATATTTACAATGACTTCTTCAATCACTATAAAGACGTTCCGCAAGATAATGATCTACGGCGTTTTTATCAGGAATCGGCCTATCAGATGGCGCAAATGCTGCAAGAAGCCAATGATTACAAGGGTGCTGCAGATGCCTATGAGCGAGTCATCACCACGATGGATGACAAGATGGTGCGGCGCGGACTGCAGGCGGAGCTGGCTAGTCTGTATATCCGTGCGGTGGAGAAGGGACAGGGAAACCGCGAAGATAATTTACATCGCGCCGAGCAGATTTGTCAGGATATTCAATGGGGAGGTCTCGATATTCCTTTTGGAAAATCAATCAGCACCATGGCTCATGTAAAACTGCTTTGGGGTGATGAGGACGGTGCCCGGGCAACGCTTGAGGAATATCTGGATATGCTCAAGGAAATTGACGCACAGCTGGAAGAGGAAGGCATGCTGGCGCAAAGCCCTATGGCCGGCGCACGCTTTTTGCTGGGGGAACTGTACGAACGCAAAGCGAATGCGGCAGCGAATGCAGGCCATGCCAATGAAGCGATCGGCCATCTGGCGCGGGCGCTGACAGAATACTACAATGTTTTTGTGAAATATGGCGACAGCCAGTTTGGCCCGGAATCAGGCATGCGGGCGCAGGGCATGAAAAGCCGGTTAGAAGATGAATACGGCAAAGAAGTCAAAATCGATTTGGGAGCCCATAAAGCCAGGGCCGGGGCGCAGACCTTTAAAATGGCAGACGGACTGTTCCGCAATCGCGACTACAACGGCGCGGTGCGGGAATACACCAAAATGCTCGCGCAATATCCTGAAACAGATATGAGTTCCGGCGCACTGGCCAATGTATTGCGCAGTTACGCGGAAATGAATGACACCCTGATGATGAAAGCGACTCTGGGTTATATGGGCGAGCGCTTCGGAAACAGTGATCAGGCCGCCATCGGGGTGCTGGTGGCAGGCAAAGTCTATTTCGACCGGAAAGATACGGGCATGTATACCTACGTATACGAACAGTATCTGAATTATTTTCCCAAGCATGAGAAAGCGGGTGCGATCCTTTATACGCTGGCGGCCGTGGCCAAACAGAACGGCGATGAAGCGAAGTCCAACGAATATTTTGCGCGGCTGATCAAGGATTATCCCGAAGACAGCTTTTCCATCAAGGCGGTCAGCGGACTGGCGTGGTCGGATTATGCCGCAGGCGATTACAAAGCGGCGATCAAAGGATTTAAGCAGTATATAAAAATCGCACAGCCTGGACCAGACAAAGCCAAGGCCCGGTTTTGTATGGCGGATTCTTATATGAAACTGAATGCGTATCTGCCGGCACTTAAGCTTTTCGATCGACTGGTGAAGGATCTGGCCTCTTCGAAAAGCCCCTATCACATTTCGGCGGATGCCAGGAAAGCCAATTTGGACATTGTTGAGAAATCCCTTTTCTACATGGGTTACTGCTGCGCCAAGGTACAGAAGCCGGCGAAAAAAATTCCGGCATTCCGCAAAATGGCTATCAAATATTTCTCTGTGTATTTGAAACGCTACGGACAGTCCGACCTGGCTCCGAAAGCCATGGCGCAGCTGGGAGCCATCCAGCTGGAACTGAACAACTTTGATGCGGCGGTTAAAACGTTTAACGATCTCGCGGCACGTTATCCGTCCTCCCCGGAAGGTGAAAATGCGCTGTTCTCCTTGGTCAAAGCGGCCATGGAAGTAAAAAAATATGATGTGGCATCCAATGCGCTCAACGATATGATGAGCAATAAGGGAGCCTATACCCCGCAAGATTTCCAAAAAATAGGCCAAATCATGCTGGATGCGGAAGTCTATGCCGATGCCGTTCGCGCTTTTCAGGAGGTCGTGGCCACGTCGGATGAACGCACGTTGCTGGAACGGTCGCTGTTCGGCATGGGACAGGCGGAATTTGCGCAGCAGCATTATGAAGGAGCGGCTGAATATTTCAGCGAACTGATGGAACGCTATCCCAAATCCGGATTGTTTTTCGAAGCCAAATTCAGTCTTGGCACGTCCTACAGAGAGCTGGGGAGACTGGATGAAGCCACAGCGGTGCTGGCGGATCTGTTTAAATATGCCACGGATGCGGAACTGGTGAATAAATCCAACCTGATC comes from Spartobacteria bacterium and encodes:
- a CDS encoding tetratricopeptide repeat protein, coding for MLCLSGFVDMWNNRITCISCLCAVFFGFFAWPAVRAEDAPERDIEFASGLVDMGFPDFAEKLVNRLILAHPDMEDSVKMVRAQVFIKRSDFSGAEAVLKSMPANNPKAQAINLAMARGYYATGDINKARDIYNDFFNHYKDVPQDNDLRRFYQESAYQMAQMLQEANDYKGAADAYERVITTMDDKMVRRGLQAELASLYIRAVEKGQGNREDNLHRAEQICQDIQWGGLDIPFGKSISTMAHVKLLWGDEDGARATLEEYLDMLKEIDAQLEEEGMLAQSPMAGARFLLGELYERKANAAANAGHANEAIGHLARALTEYYNVFVKYGDSQFGPESGMRAQGMKSRLEDEYGKEVKIDLGAHKARAGAQTFKMADGLFRNRDYNGAVREYTKMLAQYPETDMSSGALANVLRSYAEMNDTLMMKATLGYMGERFGNSDQAAIGVLVAGKVYFDRKDTGMYTYVYEQYLNYFPKHEKAGAILYTLAAVAKQNGDEAKSNEYFARLIKDYPEDSFSIKAVSGLAWSDYAAGDYKAAIKGFKQYIKIAQPGPDKAKARFCMADSYMKLNAYLPALKLFDRLVKDLASSKSPYHISADARKANLDIVEKSLFYMGYCCAKVQKPAKKIPAFRKMAIKYFSVYLKRYGQSDLAPKAMAQLGAIQLELNNFDAAVKTFNDLAARYPSSPEGENALFSLVKAAMEVKKYDVASNALNDMMSNKGAYTPQDFQKIGQIMLDAEVYADAVRAFQEVVATSDERTLLERSLFGMGQAEFAQQHYEGAAEYFSELMERYPKSGLFFEAKFSLGTSYRELGRLDEATAVLADLFKYATDAELVNKSNLILAKVQLEQGDKEGALASYQRIVLLADGRDPKIKPLIEEALLGSIPIAMELERYPDVEDNCTMYETMFPKGKAVPKLRELRRDAKRRAAQN
- a CDS encoding HPr family phosphocarrier protein; this translates as MITEKIAISNPTGLHTRPAKRFVEEAKKFESNITIVFNDKTANVKSLLKLLKLGISQNNFIELICDGADEQEAMKHLKQFILNLKD
- a CDS encoding L-sorbose 1-phosphate reductase; the protein is MKTKAVRLYGKMDLRLDEFELPEIKKDEILVKVCADSVCMSTYKAAYLGAEHKRVPDDVADHPIIVGHEMAGEIVKIGSDWADKYKEGSLFSLQPALNYKGGMESPGYSYAYCGGDATYMILPPEVMIMDCLLPYCGEGFFSAALAEPYSCTIGACRSLYRTDRHNHNHYMGIKEGGRMAIVGGCGPMGLAALDYALSGEFRPRQLVVTDLDDGRLQRAQKLFGAKAESNGISLLLINTSKFDDPTHSLMQLTENEGFDDILVMVAFDKVLEFAEGLLGFNGCLNFFAGPTDTTFSAKINYYDVHYMEKHIIGTTGGNVDDMREALSLMEQNLLKAEVLVTHVGGLDAAVEATLNLPKIPGGKKLIYTHVSMPLIALSDLESKADESPFYRGLAQIVSKNDGLWSVEAERYLMEKGEPI
- a CDS encoding PTS ascorbate-specific transporter subunit IIA (involved in the phosphorylation and transport of sugars across the cell membrane; protein IIA transfers a phosphoryl group to IIB which then transfers the phosphoryl group to the sugar; IIC forms the translocation channel for the sugar uptake), whose amino-acid sequence is MSFREYIVNEKAVLCNVDAADWEDAIIKGGQLLLDRGACTPEYLTTIIKKCKENGPYIIIAPGMAMPHARPEEGALALGYGIVTLKTPVHFGDPDNDPIELLIYIAAPSVKEHNEEAVCQVADICDDEELVESIMRAESADVILKLLQEKEL
- a CDS encoding PTS mannitol transporter subunit IICBA, with translation MSSSSGNNASAKAGIQKFGRFLSGMVMPNIGAFIAWGLITALFIPTGWLPNEKMAAMVGPMITYLLPLLIAYTGGRLVWGFRGGVVGTIATMGVIVGSDIPMFIGAMLMGPFGGWIIKKSDQAIEGKVPVGFEMLVDNFSAGIIGMLVAIFGFWVIQPVITIIVAFLQTGVNLIITAKLIPLASLFIEPGKILFLNNAINHGILSPLGIQQVQEHGKSILFLLETNPGPGLGILLAYWMFAKGNVKASAPSAIIIHFFGGIHEIYFPYVLMRPILILAAIAGGASGILTFMLLGAGEVAAPSPGSIFALMAVAPKGGLLPVLAGVAVATIVSFVVAMPFVKKFAAADAAEEKLNEAKDAMKAMKSASKGKITKIVFACDAGMGSSAMGANKLTKLLKAENLEIKVEHCSVDDIPGSAQVVICHRDLMERVKMSGTKAHCVAVTNLVNAPQYKDVVQLVVDSYK
- the ptsP gene encoding phosphoenolpyruvate--protein phosphotransferase, coding for MLQGEPVSVGISYGNVYLVKNELTVDHGLIDESQIERECVRFRKGRDVAAAELEKLIVKVRGELGDDKAEIFEAHLEMLASEDLEEEVIELIKEKKISAEAASQRFTEASALEMEELDDPYLRERGQDFRDMGRQLIQGISGSGGAEKALPDRAIIVSDELSPSQTAAMDMSKVCGFIVRKGGVNSHAAIIARSLEIPAVIMRDTDFYNIVHDDDLIYMDGATGELWISPDETVIARLNKKDRENKKDREELLKLLDLPAVTLDNKRIGLYANVGGAQDILSAQRYKADGIGLFRTEFLFMETMHSPTLDRQTEVYRTAIDAMNGQNVIIRLLDTGADKPLPYWTLPVEDNPFLGMRGIRLLFQKEDVLRTQIQALLMASEGGPVGMMIPMIASLAPIHRVRALVEEEKIALDWKGPDNLKIGVMIETPAAVQLIEEILDIVDFVSIGTNDLTQYTLAADRGNPSVHEYYDEFHPAVLRSITHVIRKAKKKGKLNGICGEFAGNLLATPFFVGIGLDELSANPAQLPEMKRLIRQIDSREAEELVTEILRIPTSEGIRARLSRFLKEKVIQK